From one Amycolatopsis sp. FDAARGOS 1241 genomic stretch:
- the tkt gene encoding transketolase, with product MPDTASIAQPPAGAARRTPEGWTATDTRAVDTVRVLAADAVEKAGSGHPGTAMSLAPLAYTLFQRELRHDPADPEWIARDRFVLSAGHTSLTLYIQLFLAGYGLELDDLKALRTWGSLTPGHPEYRHTKGVEVTTGPLGQGLANAVGMAMAARRERGLFDPEPEPGQSIFDHWVYVIASDGDIEEGITSEASSIAGRQQLGNLIVFYDDNDISIEDHTDIALSEDTDERYRAYGWHVQVVEDGEDVAAIQDAVAAAKADSRPSYIRVRTIIGYPAPNKQNTGKIHGSALGTDEVAATKRVLGFDPEQHFVVDDDVLTLTRKAVARGAQWHAEWQVAFDEWAAANPERAALLKRLSARELPDGWADDLPTFEPGGAEIATRKGSGAFLNAVAAKLPELWGGSADLAESNNSTMDGADSFGPQAASTKMWTAEPFGRTLHFGIREHAMGGILNGISLHGGTRPYGATYLAFSDYMRPSVRLAALMQLPVVYVWTHDSIGVGGDGPTHQPIEHLSALRAIPGLNVVRPGDANEAIGAWKAAIEDIHHPSALAFTRQPVPVLAGTSADAVARGGYVLADASNGDPQLVLIGTGSELQLAVAARERLEAEGVPTRVVSLPCFEWFAAQDQAYRDSVIPPSVKARVAVEAGIAMPWYEFVGDAGEIVSIEHYGASADYATLFREFGFTPEAVVAAARKTLATVAGNQA from the coding sequence GTGCCCGACACCGCATCCATCGCTCAGCCCCCCGCCGGAGCCGCCCGGCGCACGCCGGAAGGCTGGACCGCCACGGACACCCGCGCCGTGGACACCGTCCGCGTGCTCGCCGCCGATGCCGTCGAGAAGGCCGGCAGCGGCCACCCCGGCACGGCGATGAGCCTCGCGCCGCTGGCCTACACGCTGTTCCAGCGCGAACTGCGCCACGACCCGGCCGACCCGGAGTGGATCGCGCGCGACCGGTTCGTCCTGTCCGCCGGGCACACGAGCCTGACGCTGTACATCCAGCTGTTCCTCGCCGGCTACGGCCTGGAGCTCGACGACCTGAAGGCGCTGCGCACGTGGGGCTCGCTGACTCCGGGCCACCCGGAGTACCGCCACACCAAGGGTGTCGAGGTCACCACCGGGCCGCTGGGCCAGGGCCTGGCCAACGCGGTCGGCATGGCGATGGCGGCGCGGCGCGAGCGCGGCCTGTTCGACCCCGAGCCGGAGCCGGGCCAGAGCATCTTCGACCACTGGGTGTACGTGATCGCCTCGGACGGTGACATCGAGGAGGGCATCACCTCCGAGGCGTCGTCGATCGCCGGGCGCCAGCAGCTCGGCAACCTGATCGTCTTCTACGACGACAACGACATCTCGATCGAGGACCACACCGACATCGCGCTGTCGGAGGACACGGACGAGCGCTACCGCGCGTACGGCTGGCACGTCCAGGTCGTGGAGGACGGCGAAGACGTCGCCGCGATCCAGGACGCCGTCGCGGCCGCCAAGGCCGACTCGCGCCCGTCCTACATCCGCGTCCGCACGATCATCGGCTACCCGGCCCCGAACAAGCAGAACACCGGCAAGATCCACGGTTCCGCGCTCGGCACCGACGAGGTCGCCGCGACGAAGCGCGTGCTGGGCTTCGACCCGGAGCAGCACTTCGTGGTCGACGACGACGTGCTCACCCTGACCCGCAAGGCCGTCGCCCGCGGCGCCCAGTGGCACGCCGAGTGGCAGGTCGCGTTCGACGAGTGGGCCGCCGCGAACCCCGAGCGGGCCGCACTGCTCAAGCGCCTCTCGGCGCGTGAGCTGCCCGACGGCTGGGCCGACGACCTGCCGACGTTCGAGCCGGGCGGCGCCGAGATCGCCACCCGCAAGGGTTCGGGCGCGTTCCTCAACGCGGTGGCCGCCAAGCTTCCGGAGCTGTGGGGCGGTTCGGCCGACCTCGCGGAGAGCAACAATTCCACGATGGACGGTGCCGACTCGTTCGGCCCGCAAGCCGCGTCGACCAAGATGTGGACCGCGGAACCGTTCGGCCGCACGCTGCACTTCGGCATCCGCGAGCACGCGATGGGCGGCATCCTCAACGGCATCAGCCTCCACGGCGGCACCCGCCCGTACGGCGCGACGTACCTGGCGTTCAGCGACTACATGCGTCCGTCGGTGCGGCTGGCCGCGCTGATGCAGCTGCCGGTCGTGTACGTGTGGACGCACGATTCCATCGGCGTCGGCGGCGACGGCCCCACGCACCAGCCGATCGAGCACCTGTCGGCGCTGCGCGCGATCCCCGGCCTGAACGTGGTGCGCCCGGGTGACGCGAACGAGGCCATCGGCGCGTGGAAGGCCGCGATCGAGGACATCCACCACCCGAGTGCGCTGGCGTTCACGCGCCAGCCGGTGCCGGTGCTGGCCGGCACGTCGGCCGACGCCGTGGCCCGCGGTGGTTACGTGCTGGCGGACGCGTCGAACGGAGACCCGCAGCTGGTGCTGATCGGCACGGGTTCGGAGCTGCAGCTGGCCGTCGCCGCGCGGGAGCGGCTGGAGGCCGAGGGCGTGCCCACGCGGGTCGTGTCGCTGCCGTGCTTCGAGTGGTTCGCCGCGCAGGACCAGGCTTACCGCGACTCGGTCATCCCGCCGTCGGTCAAGGCACGAGTCGCCGTCGAGGCCGGCATCGCGATGCCGTGGTACGAGTTCGTGGGCGACGCCGGCGAGATCGTGTCGATCGAGCACTACGGCGCTTCGGCCGACTACGCCACGCTGTTCCGCGAGTTCGGGTTCACGCCCGAAGCCGTGGTGGCCGCCGCACGCAAGACCCTCGCCACGGTGGCGGGGAACCAAGCCTGA
- a CDS encoding type 1 glutamine amidotransferase, whose product MANRALILVHDPAPGRRERVPGAIGPALSTRDIKHEVVSLVTEDAPDPAGYDLLVVMGSSESAADDTVPWLAKELAFVRAVVERGVPTLGVCFGGQLLARVLGGSVGRAALPEFGFTAVDTDDAALVPAGPWLQFHSDAFVPPPGTELARNASGSQAFATGKVLGLQFHPEMTADTFASWCERWAAAGWAPRSEVDVERLRADVAAGEARGLQLCDQLVGAFCAVTLVG is encoded by the coding sequence ATGGCGAACCGCGCCCTGATCCTCGTGCACGACCCCGCGCCCGGCCGCCGCGAACGCGTGCCCGGGGCGATCGGGCCGGCACTGTCCACTCGTGACATCAAACACGAGGTCGTGTCGCTCGTGACCGAGGACGCCCCGGACCCCGCCGGCTACGACCTGCTCGTGGTGATGGGGTCCAGTGAGTCGGCCGCCGACGACACGGTGCCGTGGCTGGCGAAGGAGCTCGCCTTCGTGCGCGCGGTGGTCGAGCGCGGAGTACCGACGCTCGGGGTCTGCTTCGGCGGGCAGCTGCTCGCGCGGGTCCTCGGTGGCAGCGTGGGGCGCGCGGCGCTGCCCGAGTTCGGGTTCACCGCCGTCGACACCGATGACGCGGCCCTCGTGCCGGCCGGGCCGTGGCTGCAGTTCCACTCCGACGCGTTCGTGCCGCCACCGGGCACGGAGCTGGCGCGCAACGCCAGCGGCTCGCAGGCCTTCGCGACCGGCAAGGTGCTCGGGTTGCAGTTCCACCCCGAGATGACGGCGGACACGTTCGCGAGCTGGTGCGAGCGCTGGGCCGCCGCCGGCTGGGCCCCGAGGTCCGAAGTGGACGTCGAGCGGCTGCGGGCCGACGTCGCCGCCGGTGAGGCGCGTGGCCTTCAGTTGTGCGACCAGCTCGTCGGTGCCTTCTGCGCCGTTACCCTCGTGGGATGA
- a CDS encoding TetR/AcrR family transcriptional regulator encodes MARTREAAAEGHVATEETPRPGGRPRDAALDEAIILATRRRLVLDGYSRMTIGDIAADAKVSRPTLYRRWSTKFELTVDALDYGFRKQRDMYELDLSGLEPREAFVEAVHRLDPTYFNPDAMILMGNFAGEAIRTPELLEILRKHAVEPRVELVESVLTQLQDRGAVQDDIDKHTIASMCFGSYFAAFHRGESTAEIPEAVVSVLWPVIAKKPAARRRAGKH; translated from the coding sequence ATGGCGCGCACACGCGAAGCGGCGGCGGAAGGACACGTCGCGACCGAAGAGACCCCTCGCCCGGGCGGCCGGCCCCGCGACGCGGCGCTCGACGAGGCGATCATCCTCGCCACGCGCCGCCGGCTGGTGCTCGACGGCTACTCCCGCATGACGATCGGCGACATCGCCGCCGACGCGAAGGTCAGCCGCCCCACGCTGTACCGGCGCTGGAGCACCAAGTTCGAGCTCACCGTCGACGCGCTGGACTACGGCTTCCGCAAGCAGCGCGACATGTACGAACTCGATCTGTCCGGTCTGGAACCCCGTGAGGCGTTCGTCGAGGCCGTCCACCGGCTCGACCCCACGTACTTCAACCCGGACGCCATGATCCTCATGGGCAACTTCGCCGGTGAAGCGATCCGCACGCCCGAACTGCTGGAGATCCTGCGCAAGCACGCGGTGGAACCACGGGTCGAACTCGTCGAGAGCGTGCTGACGCAACTGCAGGACCGCGGCGCGGTGCAGGACGACATCGACAAGCACACGATCGCGTCGATGTGCTTCGGCAGCTACTTCGCGGCATTCCACCGCGGGGAGTCCACGGCCGAGATCCCCGAGGCGGTCGTGTCCGTGCTGTGGCCCGTGATCGCGAAGAAGCCCGCCGCGCGGCGGCGCGCCGGCAAGCACTGA
- a CDS encoding nitroreductase family protein, whose translation MPDMDVHEALYTTRMMRRMHADPIPLEVQARILDAAIRAPNGGNTQRWHFLAVDDPDTKAEIAPIYRRCRDKEYEEINAGTFAVPLRDVEGHAETMQRITKSSDFLVEHFTEIPLLLFVFSIDDHGGANIYPAIWSTLLAARAEGVGGVLTTMLRMESDRVMKLLEVPEGEGWELTAMLALGYPRGKWGVAANRRPVHEVSSRNRWGRDFGVSVPEPLWPAGQQG comes from the coding sequence ATGCCGGACATGGACGTCCACGAAGCCCTGTACACCACGCGGATGATGCGGCGGATGCACGCCGATCCGATCCCCCTTGAAGTGCAGGCCCGCATCCTCGACGCGGCGATCCGGGCCCCCAACGGCGGCAACACGCAACGGTGGCACTTCCTCGCCGTGGACGACCCGGACACCAAAGCCGAAATCGCCCCGATCTACCGCCGCTGCCGCGACAAGGAGTACGAGGAGATCAACGCCGGCACGTTCGCCGTGCCTTTGCGGGACGTCGAGGGCCACGCCGAAACGATGCAGCGGATCACGAAGTCGTCGGACTTCCTGGTCGAGCACTTCACCGAAATCCCGTTGCTGCTGTTCGTGTTCTCCATCGACGATCACGGCGGCGCCAACATCTACCCCGCGATCTGGAGCACGCTGCTCGCCGCGCGCGCCGAGGGTGTCGGCGGTGTCCTGACGACGATGCTGCGGATGGAATCCGATCGGGTAATGAAGCTGCTCGAAGTACCCGAGGGTGAAGGCTGGGAGCTGACCGCGATGCTGGCGCTCGGTTACCCTCGCGGCAAGTGGGGCGTGGCCGCGAACCGCCGCCCGGTGCACGAGGTGAGCAGCCGAAACCGCTGGGGGCGCGACTTCGGCGTGTCCGTGCCCGAGCCGCTCTGGCCCGCTGGACAGCAGGGCTGA
- a CDS encoding amidohydrolase → MIMTSTYVNGHFLTLDSETPVASAVAIRAGRFTAVGDDATVLTHAGPDAEVVDLGGATVIPGFNDSHCHIEFAGQAGLVVDLAGVGTVAEALAVIRDFVAGQPAGEWVTGSGWHPPSQLAEARYLTRAELDEAAPRNPVFLPTVGHVAMTNSAGLERAGIDENTPDPSGGTIERDSAGRATGVLYEHAIDLVTAVKPGWTTEELEQQFAAGLARANSFGITSVLQPYLHSRGIRALQRLWQDGRLTARVGVLWAPDPSVSLDEWRRTVEATGVSSWFGDEWLKLAGIKLISDGGMTLRTALMRGAYPGDGHDHGMATMSAEHLTDLVVAAHERDWRLGVHCVGDLAVDRVLDAFEAADRVRPIAGRRFALIHGSLGRREQFERARALGVRLELQPVFLWGKAATIEKGLGTETTNRAIPMRTAIDVFGIDAVSMGTDFPANELNPFSGLQLAVTRRDARGVAYGPEEAVTREEALRSYTASGAFATRDETVKGTISPGKLADFAVLSDDYLGVDADHIKDLEVVRTVVGGRVVFER, encoded by the coding sequence ATGATCATGACTTCCACCTACGTCAACGGGCACTTCCTCACGTTGGACAGCGAAACGCCGGTGGCTTCGGCCGTGGCGATCCGCGCCGGCCGGTTCACCGCCGTCGGCGATGACGCCACCGTGCTCACCCACGCGGGGCCGGATGCGGAGGTCGTAGACCTCGGCGGAGCGACCGTGATCCCGGGCTTCAACGACAGCCACTGCCACATCGAGTTCGCCGGGCAAGCCGGCCTCGTGGTCGACCTGGCGGGCGTGGGCACGGTCGCCGAGGCGCTCGCCGTGATCCGCGACTTCGTCGCCGGGCAGCCGGCGGGTGAGTGGGTGACCGGCAGCGGCTGGCACCCGCCGTCGCAGCTGGCCGAGGCGCGCTACCTCACCCGCGCCGAGCTCGACGAAGCCGCGCCGCGCAACCCGGTGTTCTTGCCGACCGTCGGCCACGTCGCCATGACGAACTCCGCCGGGCTCGAGCGCGCGGGCATCGACGAGAACACGCCCGACCCGTCCGGCGGCACGATCGAACGCGACTCGGCCGGCCGGGCCACGGGTGTGCTCTACGAACACGCCATCGACCTCGTCACCGCCGTGAAACCCGGCTGGACGACCGAGGAGCTGGAACAGCAGTTCGCCGCCGGATTGGCGCGGGCCAACAGTTTCGGCATCACGAGCGTGCTGCAGCCCTACCTGCACTCGCGGGGGATCCGCGCCCTGCAACGGCTCTGGCAAGACGGCCGGCTGACGGCGCGCGTCGGCGTGCTGTGGGCGCCGGATCCGTCCGTGTCCCTCGACGAGTGGCGCCGCACGGTCGAGGCGACCGGTGTGTCGTCCTGGTTCGGCGACGAGTGGCTCAAGCTCGCCGGGATCAAGCTGATCTCCGACGGCGGCATGACCCTGCGCACCGCATTGATGCGCGGCGCGTATCCCGGCGACGGGCACGACCACGGCATGGCCACGATGTCGGCTGAGCACCTGACGGACCTGGTGGTGGCCGCGCACGAGCGTGACTGGCGCCTCGGCGTGCACTGCGTCGGTGACCTGGCCGTGGACCGTGTGCTCGACGCGTTCGAGGCGGCCGACCGCGTGCGCCCGATCGCGGGCCGGCGCTTCGCGCTGATCCACGGCAGCCTCGGGCGGCGCGAGCAGTTCGAACGCGCTCGCGCGCTCGGTGTGCGGCTGGAACTGCAGCCGGTGTTCCTCTGGGGCAAGGCCGCGACGATCGAGAAGGGCCTCGGCACCGAGACCACGAACCGGGCGATCCCGATGCGCACGGCGATCGACGTGTTCGGCATCGACGCCGTCTCGATGGGCACGGACTTCCCCGCCAACGAACTCAACCCCTTCTCCGGTCTGCAGCTGGCCGTCACGCGCCGCGACGCGCGTGGTGTCGCCTATGGACCGGAAGAAGCGGTGACCCGCGAAGAGGCCTTGCGCTCGTACACGGCGTCGGGCGCGTTCGCGACCCGTGACGAAACGGTCAAAGGCACGATCTCGCCCGGAAAACTCGCCGATTTCGCCGTGCTGTCCGACGACTACCTGGGGGTCGACGCGGACCACATCAAGGACTTGGAGGTGGTCCGGACCGTCGTCGGCGGCCGGGTCGTCTTCGAGAGGTGA
- a CDS encoding cupin domain-containing protein, with protein MDGENRTKVVVVRPGDESDSAVLPGFGAVFKLTHENNGGEVSILEHPFAVGAITAPHRHTREDEHSIVLAGEIGFRSDDSEVVLGPGGYITKPRGEMHAMWNAGRTPGRIVEVITPGGFENYFRELSDLLAAHVAGELGSDAKNLHETDEFARLAVKYGLTYGTPDWLDDVVQRYGLDHPTH; from the coding sequence GTGGACGGAGAAAATCGCACGAAGGTCGTGGTCGTGCGACCCGGGGACGAATCGGACAGCGCGGTACTGCCCGGTTTCGGGGCGGTGTTCAAGCTGACGCACGAGAACAACGGGGGAGAGGTGTCGATCCTCGAGCACCCCTTCGCGGTCGGTGCCATCACCGCGCCGCACCGGCACACTCGCGAGGACGAGCATTCCATCGTGCTCGCCGGCGAGATCGGCTTCCGGTCCGACGACAGCGAGGTCGTGCTCGGCCCCGGTGGCTACATCACCAAGCCGCGCGGGGAGATGCACGCCATGTGGAACGCCGGCCGGACGCCGGGCCGCATCGTCGAGGTGATCACCCCGGGCGGCTTCGAGAACTACTTCCGCGAGCTCAGCGACCTGCTCGCGGCCCACGTCGCCGGCGAGCTCGGCAGCGATGCCAAGAACCTCCACGAGACCGACGAATTCGCCCGGCTCGCCGTGAAGTACGGCCTGACGTACGGCACCCCCGACTGGCTCGACGACGTCGTCCAGCGCTACGGCCTGGACCATCCGACCCACTGA
- a CDS encoding DUF2630 family protein: MGPTSRAITDRLATLLDEEHDLRTRALHHGGGLSDTEQARLRKLEDELDAVMRLLEQRRALSVFDDNDGAAPADEN, from the coding sequence ATGGGCCCGACTTCTCGCGCGATCACCGACCGCCTCGCCACGCTCCTCGACGAAGAACACGACCTGCGCACCCGCGCCCTCCACCACGGCGGCGGGCTGTCGGACACCGAGCAGGCACGCCTGCGGAAACTCGAGGACGAACTCGACGCCGTGATGCGCCTGCTTGAGCAACGCCGCGCGCTGTCGGTCTTCGACGACAACGACGGCGCCGCCCCGGCCGACGAGAACTGA
- a CDS encoding DUF4863 family protein, translated as MTTPQELIDRSIPFLEEVKNRTAGGELEAWLNDKYGPDSELYQDLARMITDGVEQGWAANIEVEGKKYRRSRIAEPADVLNYFSITAVYMDSIEPFRGQYHQHPYGELNLVVPLDPAAKLMGPNGWRGKGWTAPGPGSHHYPEVKDGALIALFYLPAGRISYDIQPPAA; from the coding sequence ATGACCACGCCCCAGGAGCTGATCGACCGCAGCATCCCGTTCCTCGAAGAGGTCAAGAACCGCACCGCGGGTGGGGAGCTCGAGGCCTGGCTCAACGACAAGTACGGTCCCGACTCGGAGCTCTACCAGGACCTGGCCCGCATGATCACCGACGGTGTGGAGCAGGGCTGGGCCGCCAACATCGAGGTCGAGGGCAAGAAGTACCGCCGCAGCCGCATCGCCGAGCCGGCCGACGTCCTCAACTACTTCAGCATCACCGCGGTGTACATGGACAGCATCGAGCCGTTCCGCGGCCAGTACCACCAGCACCCGTACGGCGAGCTCAACCTGGTGGTGCCGCTCGACCCCGCCGCGAAGCTGATGGGACCGAACGGCTGGCGGGGCAAGGGCTGGACCGCGCCCGGGCCGGGCAGCCACCACTACCCGGAGGTCAAGGACGGCGCGCTGATCGCGCTGTTCTACCTGCCGGCCGGGCGCATCTCCTACGACATCCAGCCGCCCGCGGCCTGA
- a CDS encoding nitroreductase — protein MTVVSAVSTIEEAMRTRRSCRAFLPTPVPREQVERLLAMAARSASNSNSQPWQVHVLTGAAKRALTADLLCAHDEGRRVDVGEFPYQPAADAWPEPFRSRRRSFGQSLYGEALGLAPDDTAGRLGHHRRNYDFFGAPVGLVLTVSRRPLQGALVDAGLFLQGLMLAARGAGLHTCAEASFIDYYPVLRRHLTIPDDHVVVCGIALGHADETHRLSTHRTSREPVESFARFYDAAVAPQAEPV, from the coding sequence ATGACTGTGGTGTCTGCGGTGTCGACGATCGAGGAAGCGATGCGCACGCGGCGCAGCTGCCGGGCGTTCCTGCCGACCCCGGTCCCGCGCGAGCAGGTCGAGCGGCTGCTGGCGATGGCGGCCCGCTCGGCCAGCAACTCCAACAGCCAGCCGTGGCAGGTGCACGTCCTGACGGGCGCCGCGAAGCGGGCCCTGACGGCCGACTTGCTGTGCGCGCACGACGAAGGCCGCCGGGTCGACGTCGGCGAGTTCCCCTACCAGCCGGCGGCCGACGCCTGGCCCGAGCCGTTCCGCTCCCGCCGCCGGAGCTTCGGCCAAAGCTTGTACGGCGAAGCGCTCGGTCTGGCACCCGACGACACCGCCGGCCGCCTCGGCCACCACCGCCGCAACTACGACTTCTTCGGCGCGCCGGTCGGCCTGGTGCTGACCGTCAGCCGCCGGCCGCTGCAGGGCGCACTCGTCGACGCCGGGTTGTTCCTGCAAGGCCTCATGCTCGCCGCCCGCGGTGCCGGCCTGCACACGTGCGCCGAGGCGTCGTTCATCGACTACTACCCGGTGCTCCGCCGCCACCTGACCATCCCCGACGACCACGTCGTGGTGTGCGGCATCGCCCTGGGCCACGCCGACGAGACGCACCGGCTGAGCACGCACCGCACCTCGCGCGAACCGGTGGAGTCGTTCGCGCGGTTCTACGACGCGGCCGTGGCTCCCCAGGCCGAGCCGGTGTGA
- a CDS encoding aromatic acid/H+ symport family MFS transporter, with protein MATTPTPSPTGSGPATREPAPARTRWVAPLCWAAVALEGFDLVVLGVVLPTLLRNPAWGLTPGTAAVISSAGLVGVMVGALLVGPLTDRFGRRRLLLGTVVAFSLLTLACAFATGPFVFGLLRFAAGLPLGGVLPVALAMVNDVARSAKSGRATTTLMTGYHVGAVLTALLGIVVIPALGWQAMFVLGALPALVLVPLIAARLPESMPEKSEVDGVRNPVAVLFCKGSLGATIAFWVTSFMGLLLVYGLNTWLPEIMRAAGYQLGTSLALLLTLNAGAVVGMLIAGRVADRIGIRAATITWFVAAAVFLALLSVKLPGGGVFVSVLLAGMFVFSTQVLVYAYISRRYPAAARATALGSSSGVGRLGAITGPLMGGALLGAGLAYPWGFFAFALVAALGAVSVALVGRASDGYAAERS; from the coding sequence ATGGCAACGACGCCTACGCCTTCTCCGACCGGCTCCGGCCCGGCCACGAGAGAGCCCGCTCCCGCCCGCACCCGCTGGGTCGCACCCCTGTGCTGGGCGGCCGTCGCGCTCGAAGGGTTCGACCTGGTCGTGCTCGGGGTGGTGCTCCCGACGCTGTTGCGCAACCCCGCGTGGGGCCTGACCCCGGGCACCGCCGCCGTCATCTCGTCGGCCGGGCTGGTGGGGGTCATGGTCGGCGCGCTCCTCGTCGGGCCGCTGACCGACCGCTTCGGCCGCCGTCGGTTGCTGCTGGGCACGGTCGTGGCGTTCTCGCTGCTGACGCTGGCGTGCGCGTTCGCGACCGGGCCGTTCGTGTTCGGCCTGCTGCGGTTCGCCGCGGGGCTGCCGCTCGGCGGGGTGCTCCCGGTGGCGCTCGCGATGGTCAACGACGTCGCGCGGTCGGCCAAGAGCGGGCGCGCCACGACCACACTCATGACGGGGTACCACGTGGGTGCGGTGCTGACCGCGTTGCTGGGGATCGTGGTGATCCCCGCCCTCGGCTGGCAGGCCATGTTCGTGCTCGGCGCGTTGCCCGCGCTGGTCCTCGTGCCGCTGATCGCCGCGCGGCTCCCGGAGTCGATGCCGGAGAAGTCCGAAGTGGATGGAGTGCGCAACCCGGTGGCCGTCCTGTTCTGCAAGGGCAGCCTGGGCGCCACGATCGCCTTCTGGGTCACGTCGTTCATGGGGCTGCTGCTCGTCTACGGGCTCAACACCTGGCTGCCGGAGATCATGCGCGCCGCCGGGTACCAGCTGGGCACGTCGCTGGCTCTGCTGCTCACGCTCAACGCCGGCGCCGTCGTGGGCATGCTGATCGCCGGCCGTGTCGCCGACCGCATCGGGATCCGCGCGGCAACGATCACGTGGTTCGTGGCCGCGGCGGTGTTCCTGGCGCTGCTGAGCGTCAAGCTGCCGGGCGGCGGGGTGTTCGTGAGCGTGCTGCTGGCCGGCATGTTCGTGTTCAGCACGCAGGTTCTCGTCTACGCCTACATCAGCCGCCGCTACCCGGCCGCCGCCCGGGCGACGGCGCTCGGCTCGTCGAGCGGCGTCGGCCGGCTCGGCGCGATCACCGGTCCGCTGATGGGTGGAGCCCTCTTGGGCGCCGGCTTGGCCTACCCGTGGGGTTTCTTCGCCTTCGCGCTCGTCGCGGCGCTCGGCGCGGTCTCGGTTGCGTTGGTCGGCCGGGCGAGTGACGGTTACGCTGCCGAGCGTAGCTGA
- a CDS encoding PDR/VanB family oxidoreductase, protein MTDSALRVTRVTWEAEGVVGLRLSSPDGSPLPEWAPGAHLDLKLPSGLGRQYSLCGDPAERRHYDVAVRLETDGRGGSAEIHGTALVGKTLVVNHVRNHFPLDTADSYLLIAGGIGVTPLVPMARELAARGADWSAVYCGHGADTMAFREELTRVGGDRVSFVDTAVAPRPDLKELIGSLAPGAVVYCCGPAGLLDAVTEICEAAGVRCETEHFSAATPDPDTAPGDEVELELRESGITVVADADTTLLQAIRDAGIDVESDCEEGYCGTCETRVLEGTPDHRDVVLSKAERAAGKTFFPCVSRACGRKLVLDL, encoded by the coding sequence ATGACCGACTCGGCGCTGCGCGTCACCCGCGTGACCTGGGAGGCCGAAGGAGTTGTCGGGCTGCGGCTGTCGTCGCCCGACGGCAGCCCGCTGCCCGAGTGGGCGCCCGGTGCGCACCTCGACCTGAAACTGCCGTCGGGGCTGGGCCGCCAGTACTCGCTGTGCGGCGACCCGGCCGAGCGCCGGCACTACGACGTCGCCGTGCGGCTCGAAACCGACGGCCGCGGAGGTTCGGCGGAGATCCACGGCACGGCGCTGGTGGGGAAGACGCTCGTGGTGAACCACGTGCGCAACCACTTCCCGCTCGACACTGCGGACTCGTACCTGCTGATCGCCGGCGGCATCGGCGTCACGCCACTCGTGCCGATGGCGCGCGAGCTCGCCGCACGCGGCGCCGACTGGTCGGCGGTCTACTGCGGCCACGGCGCGGACACCATGGCGTTCCGCGAGGAGCTCACGCGCGTCGGCGGCGACCGAGTGTCCTTCGTGGACACCGCGGTCGCGCCGCGGCCGGACCTCAAGGAGCTGATCGGCTCGCTGGCGCCGGGCGCGGTGGTGTACTGCTGCGGCCCGGCCGGCCTGCTCGACGCCGTCACGGAGATCTGCGAGGCCGCGGGCGTGCGCTGCGAGACCGAGCACTTCAGCGCCGCCACGCCCGACCCCGACACCGCCCCGGGTGACGAGGTCGAGCTGGAGCTGCGCGAATCCGGCATCACCGTGGTCGCCGACGCGGACACCACGCTGCTGCAAGCCATCCGTGACGCCGGGATCGACGTCGAGTCGGACTGTGAAGAGGGCTACTGCGGCACGTGTGAGACGCGTGTGCTCGAAGGCACACCCGACCACCGCGACGTCGTGCTCTCGAAGGCCGAGCGCGCGGCCGGCAAGACGTTCTTCCCGTGCGTGAGCCGGGCCTGCGGCCGCAAGCTCGTGCTCGACCTCTAG